The Kiritimatiellia bacterium genome window below encodes:
- a CDS encoding SRPBCC family protein, protein MARALRRFVKVSAVLVVVLVAVGLFLPREYEVSRSILIQAHPIKIFTRVGRLEEWPAWNPWQDGADPTYAVTLGERTSGVGASQTWTSRHGAGEVRFTRTVPTKGIEYDFRFHDTWFARAALVFTQAEDGILVTWRLRGRVEKPVIGGYVARLMDPMIGGMLEYGLKRLKKAVDEDPREIIFDDEPDPPAAP, encoded by the coding sequence ATGGCGCGCGCACTACGAAGGTTCGTGAAGGTTTCGGCCGTGCTGGTCGTCGTCTTGGTTGCCGTCGGGCTCTTTCTGCCGCGCGAATACGAGGTGTCGCGCTCCATCCTGATCCAGGCGCACCCGATCAAGATCTTCACCCGAGTGGGCCGGCTGGAGGAGTGGCCGGCCTGGAATCCCTGGCAGGACGGCGCGGATCCGACCTATGCCGTCACGCTGGGCGAACGGACATCGGGCGTCGGGGCGTCACAGACATGGACGTCCCGGCACGGGGCCGGGGAAGTCCGCTTCACGCGCACGGTGCCGACGAAAGGGATCGAGTACGACTTCCGCTTTCACGACACCTGGTTTGCCCGGGCGGCCCTGGTGTTCACGCAGGCCGAGGACGGAATCCTGGTCACGTGGAGACTGCGCGGCCGGGTTGAGAAGCCCGTGATCGGAGGCTACGTGGCCCGGTTGATGGATCCCATGATCGGCGGCATGTTGGAGTACGGGTTGAAGCGGTTGAAGAAGGCGGTGGACGAGGATCCGCGGGAAATCATCTTCGACGACGAACCGGACCCGCCCGCGGCCCCATGA
- a CDS encoding type 1 glutamine amidotransferase, translating to MRAHILQHVPFEGPGHIAAWLEARSAEVGFTRFFEDPALPPPAGLALVVAMGGPMSVNDEAAFPWLRAEKQFIRRAAEDGIAVLGICLGAQLIANAFGARVYPNAEKEIGWFEIEAAAPSGEGFRFPPRCMAFHWHGETFDLPAGAARLARGAACENQAFQWGRRVIGLQFHLESTPETVRALAEHGGEELRAGGRWVQSASEIAGASAATFVGMHALMDLLLAHVTGAD from the coding sequence ATGAGAGCGCATATCCTCCAACACGTGCCGTTCGAGGGTCCGGGACACATCGCGGCCTGGCTGGAGGCGCGGAGCGCGGAAGTCGGGTTCACCCGCTTTTTCGAGGACCCGGCGCTGCCGCCGCCCGCCGGGCTGGCCCTGGTCGTCGCGATGGGCGGGCCAATGAGCGTCAACGACGAGGCCGCGTTCCCATGGCTTCGCGCCGAGAAGCAGTTCATCCGGCGCGCGGCCGAGGACGGGATCGCGGTGCTTGGAATATGCCTGGGGGCGCAGCTTATCGCGAACGCCTTCGGGGCCCGGGTGTACCCGAATGCCGAAAAGGAAATCGGCTGGTTCGAGATCGAGGCGGCGGCCCCGTCCGGGGAGGGCTTCCGGTTCCCGCCCCGCTGCATGGCGTTTCATTGGCACGGCGAGACGTTCGACCTGCCGGCGGGTGCGGCGCGCCTGGCCCGTGGCGCGGCCTGCGAGAACCAGGCGTTTCAATGGGGGCGCCGGGTGATCGGCCTCCAGTTCCACCTGGAGAGCACGCCGGAGACGGTGCGGGCCCTGGCGGAGCACGGCGGCGAAGAGTTGCGGGCGGGCGGACGATGGGTCCAATCCGCATCGGAAATCGCCGGCGCCTCCGCCGCGACCTTCGTTGGAATGCACGCCCTGATGGACCTGCTCCTGGCCCACGTGACGGGCGCGGATTGA
- a CDS encoding trypsin-like peptidase domain-containing protein, with product MKFLRPILALLLAALLSAAAESPPAPDYVDGYKTMNRFARRLGRMAQAKTAVPMKTLIEQAKAFKPCAVEALPSSGAVLSPEEIYAACRDSVVLVGAVYKCKKCKHWHLASATGFAVSDDGLIATARHVVSSNTFCEAMGILTRDGRLFPVKEVAASDPRNDLVILRTDATKLRPLPVAADIAVGAPVYAIHHANPNLYAFTQGVVVGKFMSGRLNPKEPLRTLAISADYAAGSSGGPVFDQHGAVAGVACSVTPVIDHAHGLTNTWATMVWKYTVPSDALLELMEAPVAP from the coding sequence ATGAAATTCCTGCGCCCGATTCTCGCGTTACTTCTGGCCGCCCTGCTGTCCGCGGCGGCCGAATCGCCGCCGGCCCCGGACTACGTCGACGGGTACAAGACCATGAACCGCTTCGCCAGGCGGTTGGGCCGGATGGCGCAGGCGAAAACAGCGGTGCCCATGAAGACCCTGATCGAGCAGGCAAAGGCGTTCAAGCCCTGCGCCGTCGAGGCCCTGCCGTCCTCCGGGGCCGTCCTCTCGCCGGAGGAAATCTACGCCGCGTGCCGCGACAGCGTCGTGCTCGTGGGCGCCGTGTACAAGTGCAAGAAGTGCAAGCACTGGCACCTGGCGAGCGCGACCGGGTTCGCCGTGAGCGACGACGGGCTGATCGCGACCGCCCGGCACGTGGTGTCCAGCAACACGTTCTGCGAGGCCATGGGCATCCTGACGCGCGATGGAAGGCTTTTTCCCGTCAAGGAGGTGGCCGCCTCCGACCCGCGCAATGACCTTGTGATCCTGCGGACGGACGCCACGAAGCTCCGCCCGCTCCCCGTGGCCGCGGACATCGCCGTGGGCGCCCCCGTCTATGCCATCCACCACGCCAATCCCAACCTCTACGCCTTTACCCAGGGAGTCGTCGTAGGGAAGTTCATGAGCGGCCGGCTGAACCCGAAAGAACCGTTGCGCACGCTGGCCATTTCAGCCGACTACGCGGCGGGGTCCAGTGGCGGGCCCGTCTTCGACCAGCACGGCGCGGTGGCGGGCGTCGCCTGCTCCGTCACCCCCGTCATAGACCATGCCCATGGCCTCACCAATACCTGGGCGACCATGGTCTGGAAATACACCGTCCCATCGGACGCGCTGTTGGAACTGATGGAAGCCCCCGTGGCACCGTAG